Proteins co-encoded in one Carassius gibelio isolate Cgi1373 ecotype wild population from Czech Republic chromosome A15, carGib1.2-hapl.c, whole genome shotgun sequence genomic window:
- the LOC128029171 gene encoding T-box transcription factor TBX2b, producing MRDPVFTGTAMAYHPFHAHRPTDFPMSAFLAAAQPSFFPTLTLPPGALTKPIPDHTLAGVAEAGLHQALSHHHQAAHLRSLKSLEPEEEVEDDPKVTLEAKDLWDQFHKIGTEMVITKSGRRMFPPFKVRINGLDKKAKYILLMDIVAADDCRYKFHNSRWMVAGKADPEMPKRMYIHPDSPATGEQWMAKPVAFHKLKLTNNISDKHGFTILNSMHKYQPRFHIVRANDILKLPYSTFRTYVFPETDFIAVTAYQNDKITQLKIDNNPFAKGFRDTGNGRREKRKQLTLPSLRMYEDQCKVDRDGADSDASSSEHTTGRDAGHSPGPVSSPLIFNRSSRDEKTCTDSEPELDHHDEQCGGSSSPGPEPPSPFRSTFEDRDRERDREQERERAVLEKKDDYLDSRKSSDSIFSIRNLEKDKQENRPRKDTDLSKKGTENGGLSGSKDSISPLMVQTESPSHFGAGHLQSLALSGLHSQQFFNPLNTGQPLLFHPGQFAMGPGAFSAMGMGHLLASVSGAGGLENGGLSAQGTGNNPSPFPFHLSQHMLASQGIPMPTFGGLFPYPYNYMAAAAAAASALPVNSSTASSLSRNPFLSSSTRSRLRFNPYQLPVSIPQSTNLLSTGLPRGLNPSSESSKCASREASPVPAHKSGASQRNGSPKTTMKESINELQNIQRLVSGLESQRETSSPRDSPK from the exons ATGAGAGATCCAGTTTTTACAGGGACTGCGATGGCTTACCACCCTTTCCACGCTCACCGGCCAACCGACTTTCCCATGTCAGCTTTTCTCGCGGCCGCGCAACCCTCCTTCTTCCCGACGCTGACCTTGCCTCCCGGGGCTCTCACAAAGCCGATCCCGGACCACACTCTCGCCGGAGTCGCGGAGGCTGGGCTCCATCAGGCTCTGAGTCACCATCATCAGGCAGCTCATCTTCGCAGTCTTAAGAGCCTGGAGCCAGAGGAAGAGGTTGAAGACGATCCAAAAGTCACACTGGAAGCGAAGGATCTATGGGACCAGTTCCACAAAATAGGAACAGAAATGGTTATTACGAAATCTGGCAG GAGAATGTTTCCACCTTTTAAAGTCCGCATAAATGGACTCGATAAAAAAGCGAAGTATATTCTATTAATGGATATTGTGGCTGCCGACGACTGCCGCTACAAGTTCCACAACTCTCGCTGGATGGTCGCGGGGAAAGCCGACCCGGAGATGCCCAAGAGAATGTATATACACCCGGATAGCCCAGCTACTGGGGAACAATGGATGGCTAAGCCTGTTGCTTTTCATAAACTGAAGTTAACCAACAACATTTCGGACAAACATGGATTT ACCATCCTGAATTCAATGCATAAATACCAGCCCAGGTTCCATATTGTGAGAGCAAACGATATTTTGAAGCTTCCGTACAGCACTTTCAGGACATATGTTTTTCCTGAGACCGATTTTATTGCTGTCACAGCTTATCAAAATGACAAG atAACACAGCTGAAGATTGATAATAACCCCTTTGCCAAAGGCTTCAGAGACACAGGGAATGGAAGAAGGGAAAAAAG GAAACAGCTGACCCTTCCATCATTACGCATGTATGAGGATCAGTGTAAAGTGGACCGTGATGGCGCGGACTCTGATGCTTCCTCAAGCGAACACACAACCGGCAGAGATGCTGGTCATTCACCTGGACCGGTTTCCAGCCCGCTTATATTTAACCGAAGTAGCAGAG ACGAGAAAACATGCACTGACAGTGAGCCCGAATTGGACCACCATGATGAACAGTGTGGGGGCTCCAGCAGTCCTGGACCAGAGCCCCCATCTCCATTCAGGTCGACATTTGAGGACCGGGACCGGGAGCGGGACCGGGAGCAGGAGCGGGAGAGGGCTGTTCTAGAGAAGAAAGACGATTATTTGGACTCCCGAAAATCTAGCGATTCTATATTTAGCATAAGAAACTTGGAGAAAGACAAACAAGAGAACAGGCCGAGGAAAGACACAGACTTGTCGAAGAAGGGCACGGAAAACGGTGGTCTTAGCGGCAGTAAAGACAGCATCTCTCCTCTAATGGTACAGACAGAGAGTCCTTCACATTTTGGGGCAGGGCACCTTCAGAGTTTGGCGCTTTCTGGCCTACACAGTCAACAGTTCTTTAACCCACTAAACACCGGACAACCTCTATTATTCCACCCCGGACAATTTGCAATGGGACCTGGAGCGTTTTCAGCCATGGGTATGGGACATCTATTAGCTTCAGTATCAGGAGCTGGTGGCCTGGAGAATGGAGGTCTGTCAGCCCAGGGAACTGGAAACAACCCGAGCCCTTTTCCCTTTCATCTGTCTCAACACATGCTTGCCTCTCAG GGCATTCCGATGCCAACCTTCGGTGGACTTTTCCCGTACCCCTACAACTACATGGCCGCGGCAGCTGCAGCGGCCTCCGCCCTTCCGGTGAACAGCAGCACGGCCTCCTCGCTCTCCAGGAACCCGTTTCTGAGCAGCTCCACGCGCTCTCGACTGAGATTCAACCCTTACCAACTCCCCGTGTCGATCCCTCAAAGCACAAACCTGCTCAGCACCGGTTTGCCACGCGGCCTAAACCCTTCATCCGAATCGTCTAAATGCGCTAGCAGGGAAGCGAGTCCTGTGCCTGCTCACAAATCCGGGGCGAGTCAGAGAAACGGCTCACCTAAAACAACAATGAAGGAATCCATCAatgaacttcagaacattcagagACTTGTGAGCGGCCTAGAGAGTCAGCGGGAGACTTCCTCACCTAGGGATTCGCCCAAGTGA